The sequence CTGCGGCTGCTGCTGCGAGGCGCTGGTCGGATTCAGGAAGTTCTCGGCGCTCACGCCGGTTCATCCCGCCCCGTTCCTTCCCGGACTTGCCGGTGACGGGCTGTGCCGGGCGTGCGGCCGGTGCGAGAAACTCTGCCCGGTGAACGCCTGGACACTGCATGACGGCCGGCCCCGACTGAATGCCGAACTCTGCCTCGGTTGCGGCGTCTGCGTGCGCGGCTGCCCCTTCGGCGCATTGCGCCTGTCGAGGCACGAGCGCGGCCCGATCACCCCGGTCGATACCGCCGAGCGGGTCGTTCGCATGGCCGTCGAACGCGGCAAGCTTCAGAATTTCATCTTCGACAACCGGCTTCAGTTCAGCCACCGTGCGATGGCGGCCCTGATCGGCGCCGTCCTGCGCCTGCCGCCGGTGAAGCGGGCCCTGGCGACGAGCCAGCTCGGCTCAACCTACATCGACCGCCTCGTCGAGCTCTCCCGCATCCCGGTAAAAGAGTGAGGAAGGCCCTTCACACTTCCTTCATCGCTCCGGATCTGATCCAGTCGGCGAGGCGCCGCATACCCTCCTCGATGCCTACGCGGGGCTCGTAGCCGAGGTCGCGGCGGGCGGCGGTCAGGTCGAACCAGTGGGCGGTCGACATCTCCCGCGCCATGAACCGGGTCAGCCGCGGTTCGCCGCTCAGTCGGAAGAGCCCATAGACGAGCTCCATCGCCCCGCCGATCAGCCAGCCTATCGTGGGTGATATAGAACGCGTCAGCGGCGGCAGGCCGGCGGCACCGATCATCATGTTCACGATGTCCCACAGGGGCCGCGGATCGCCGTTCGAGATGAAATACGCCTTGCCGGCGATGGGCGAGCCCGGCTCGAGCCGCTCCGCCGCAAGGATGTGGGCGTCGGCGGCGTTGTCGACGTAGACCGTGTCGACCTTGTTCTTGTTGTCGCCGATCATCACCAGCCGGCCCGCTTTTGCTGACGCGACCATGCGCGGCGCCAGGTGATTGTCGCCGGGTCCCCAGATCAGGTGCGGCCGCAGGGAAACCGTGGCGAGCTGCGGGCCGTTTGCGGCGAGCACGAGCTTCTCGGCGATCGCCTTCGTCTTCGGATAATGGGTTTCATAGTGGTCGGAATACGGCACCGACTCGTTCGCGTTCTCCATGTCGTTCCCGTCGAAGACGACGCTCGGCGAACTGGTATAGACCAGCCGCCGGATACCGAGCTGTTTGCAGGCCTCGACGACGTTCGTCGTGCCGACGACGTTGGGCTTGTAATACTCGTCATACGAACCCCAGATGCCGGGCTTCGAGGCGACGTGAAACACGAGGTCGCACCCTCGGCACGCCTCGAGCACGGCGGCCGGATCGGCGAGATCCCCGTTCACGCACTCCACGCCCATCTGCTCGAGTTCCGGATACCGGCCCCGCGAAAAGCTCCGCACCGGCAGCCCCCGCTCGCGCAGCATCTTCACGATCGCCTTTCCCAGAAAGCCGCCGCCCCCGGTGACGAGGATTTTGCGGGAGTCCTTCAGGCCCGGATGCGGTAATGGATCTGCGTTCATCTGGTTTCTCCTGGGAATGTTCTTCATCGGTTGACGTTCGTCGAAGAATATCACGATTCAAATGCGTCGAGAAGAAAAACGGGCAGTCCCTTCAGGGACGGTGGTGCTGGATGAAAAAGATAGTTTCAAACGGTATGTGGCAGTACAAAAAATGCAGGAAGCGAATTCGGCATTGTCAGGCCGGTGATTGTGCGCGAACGATTTCTGACGCCCACAAGGCAAGCTGTTCGCGGCCGATCTTGGCGTTGTGCCGGACATCCACCGGAAAGGCGGGGTGGAAAAGAATTCGGGTGATGTCACGGGTATGGGAGTGCGTGGCGCCGAGCGCCCGCAACTCGGTTGCGAGGGCCGTTTCATCGAGGGCGCCGGCGCTTTTCTCGAGCTCGACGCAGAGGACGGGGGTCTGACTGCCGCGCGGGCCGATGCCGACCAGGGCGGTGCGGAACACCTTTGGATGCTGGTTAAAGACGGCCTCGCAGGGAATCGTGAACAGCGTGCGGCTGCCGGTCTCGACGCGATGTGCCTTCCGGCCGCAGAACCAGAGCCTTCCGGACGCGTCGATGCGGCCGCAGTCGCCCATGCGGTGCCAGATCGTCCCGTCGTCGGCGCGGATCTTCGCCAGCGCCGTCGCCTCGGGACGCTTGTAATACTCGCGGGTGACGATCGGGCCGCTGACGGCGATCTCGCCGATCTCGCCGGTCGGCAGGACGAGGTCGTCGGACCAAGCCGGAATCGGATCGTCCGTGATGCGGATGATGCGGACGGTGACTTCCGGAACGGGGCGGCCGACGCAGGTGCCGCCGCCGCGCGCGGTTTCTGCGGCCGTCTCGCCGAGAATCTCGTGGCTGCCGATGCTGCTGACCGGAAGCGACTCGGTCGCACCATACGGCGTGTGGATCTGGGTCGATTCGGGAAGCATCTTCTGAAAGCGTGCCAGGACGTCGTTGCGCGCCGGCGCGCCGCAGGAGATGACCGTGCGGAGCGTCGGAAGCTTGATGCCGTGCGCTTCCCCGTAGCGGCTCAGGGTGTTGACGAGAGCGGGCGAGCCGAACATCACGGTCGCCCCGTTGTTCTCGATCGCCTCGATCAGCTTCACCGGGTCGGCCTGGGCCGGCTTGGTCGCATCCATGTCGGGAATGACGACCGTCGTGCCGAGACAGACGTCGAGAAGTGCGAACAGCGGGAACGTGGCGAGGTCGACGTCGTGCTCGTCGAACCGGTATAGTTCCTGGATGAACCGCACCTGGTGGGTCAGGATGTTGTGGGTGTAGACGGCGCCCTTCGAGATGCCGGTGCTTCCGCTCGTGAAGAAAATCGCGCCCATCTCGTCGCCCATATCTTCGATGGGAAAGGGCGTCGCGTCGGCGTCGCGGACCTGGGCGAGCGTGCTGCCCCCCCAGAAGAGCCGCGTCCCTTTCGTCACGCAGATGCGGATCGAGGCAGGCGACCAGCGCAGGAGTTTGCGGGCCGCGTGCGCCTTCGTGACGCCAATGAACGCTTCGGGCGCGGCTTCGCCGAGACATTTGCCGAGATTGTGGATGCCGATGCCCGGGTCGATCAGCACGACCACCGCGCCGAGCTTGAACAGGGCGAACGTGACCGCGAAGAACTCGAGGCTCGGCGTCAGCATCAGCGCCGTCCGCATGCCGCGCCGGACGCCCAGCTTCTGCAGGCCGCGCGCGTATCTGTTGCTTTCCTCTTCGAGCTGACGAAACGTCAGATGGGTGTAGGAAACCCGGCCATCGCCGTCGCGACCGTGCGGGAAAACCACCGCCCGCTTGCTCGAAAGCCGTTCCGCCCAGTGCCGGACGAATGTCGCCATGTTGACGGGAGTGGTATGAATATTCATATAATAATAATCAGTATATTACACAAATCAGTGCGTGTGTTCGAGAATGTTTACGGGCTTGTCGAGGTTTTCCTGGACGGCCTTGAGGATTTCCGCGTAGTGCGGGCAGGGAAACCCGATCGGCGTGCCGCGCTTCATGCAGGAAGCGAAGGCGATAGCTTCGACCCCGCGCTCGATCATCATGCTCACCCGTGGAACGACATTCTTTCCGGGACAGCCGCCGCAGGAGACGAACCCGGCGATCTCGCACGGCCCGTTTTCCTCGAACGCGCCCTTCCCGCGGGCGGCGAAAACGAAACATGCCGAGCCCGGACACATGCTCTCCGTCTGCTGACAGCGGATGATGCCGACCTTCATGGGTCAGACCGGGTGTCTGGTGAAAAAGTCGCGCATCAGGCCGATGACCTTTTCGCCGACGTCTTCCAGCAGGTAGTGTCCGGCTTCGGGGAACGAGTGCGTCTCGGCTTGGGGCAAATGTTTACGCCAGGTATTGAAGAACGCCCGCCGGAAGATGAAGTCGCGCTGGCCCCAGCAGATGAGCGTCGGCGTTTTCCGGAACTGTGCGAGGCCGCTTTCGATTTGCTTGATCGTGCCCCATGAGGGGTCGCCGGGCCTGAGCGGGATATCCTGCACGAAATGGGTCGTTGCGACCCGGTTCGCCCACGAATCGTAGGGCCCGGTGAAAGCCCGCCGCAGTTCCTCGCTGAGCGGGGTGCGGGTGCAGGTGCGGGCCGCGATCTCGGCGAACGCGTTGAGGCCGCGGTTGAGCCATTCCCCGAGTTTGCTGTTGCGGAAAATCCAGAGAGGCCAGGGAAACTCCATCTCATCGGGCAGCGGAAAGGCGCCGGTGTTCATCAGCACCAGCCGCTTCACCTGCAGGGCGTGCCGGTTCGCGAAGCCCATGCCGATCGCGCCGCCCCAGTCGTGCAATACGAGGGTGATGGGTTGCGTGACGCCCAGGTGAGCGATCAGGGCCTCGAGATCGCGGATGCGCTGCTCGAGCGTATAGGAGTACCGCTTCGCATCGGG is a genomic window of Candidatus Ozemobacteraceae bacterium containing:
- a CDS encoding NAD-dependent epimerase/dehydratase family protein; the encoded protein is MNADPLPHPGLKDSRKILVTGGGGFLGKAIVKMLRERGLPVRSFSRGRYPELEQMGVECVNGDLADPAAVLEACRGCDLVFHVASKPGIWGSYDEYYKPNVVGTTNVVEACKQLGIRRLVYTSSPSVVFDGNDMENANESVPYSDHYETHYPKTKAIAEKLVLAANGPQLATVSLRPHLIWGPGDNHLAPRMVASAKAGRLVMIGDNKNKVDTVYVDNAADAHILAAERLEPGSPIAGKAYFISNGDPRPLWDIVNMMIGAAGLPPLTRSISPTIGWLIGGAMELVYGLFRLSGEPRLTRFMAREMSTAHWFDLTAARRDLGYEPRVGIEEGMRRLADWIRSGAMKEV
- a CDS encoding fatty acid CoA ligase family protein, which encodes MNIHTTPVNMATFVRHWAERLSSKRAVVFPHGRDGDGRVSYTHLTFRQLEEESNRYARGLQKLGVRRGMRTALMLTPSLEFFAVTFALFKLGAVVVLIDPGIGIHNLGKCLGEAAPEAFIGVTKAHAARKLLRWSPASIRICVTKGTRLFWGGSTLAQVRDADATPFPIEDMGDEMGAIFFTSGSTGISKGAVYTHNILTHQVRFIQELYRFDEHDVDLATFPLFALLDVCLGTTVVIPDMDATKPAQADPVKLIEAIENNGATVMFGSPALVNTLSRYGEAHGIKLPTLRTVISCGAPARNDVLARFQKMLPESTQIHTPYGATESLPVSSIGSHEILGETAAETARGGGTCVGRPVPEVTVRIIRITDDPIPAWSDDLVLPTGEIGEIAVSGPIVTREYYKRPEATALAKIRADDGTIWHRMGDCGRIDASGRLWFCGRKAHRVETGSRTLFTIPCEAVFNQHPKVFRTALVGIGPRGSQTPVLCVELEKSAGALDETALATELRALGATHSHTRDITRILFHPAFPVDVRHNAKIGREQLALWASEIVRAQSPA
- a CDS encoding CGGC domain-containing protein, with product MKVGIIRCQQTESMCPGSACFVFAARGKGAFEENGPCEIAGFVSCGGCPGKNVVPRVSMMIERGVEAIAFASCMKRGTPIGFPCPHYAEILKAVQENLDKPVNILEHTH
- a CDS encoding alpha/beta fold hydrolase, with protein sequence MSEYKPFHIEDFRHLYPFKSNWFENNGIRQHYLDEGEGPPIVMVHGNPSWSFLFRALVPAFRHDHRVIVPDHIGCGLSDKPDAKRYSYTLEQRIRDLEALIAHLGVTQPITLVLHDWGGAIGMGFANRHALQVKRLVLMNTGAFPLPDEMEFPWPLWIFRNSKLGEWLNRGLNAFAEIAARTCTRTPLSEELRRAFTGPYDSWANRVATTHFVQDIPLRPGDPSWGTIKQIESGLAQFRKTPTLICWGQRDFIFRRAFFNTWRKHLPQAETHSFPEAGHYLLEDVGEKVIGLMRDFFTRHPV